The Bacillus vallismortis genome window below encodes:
- a CDS encoding cytochrome P450: MTIAFSAASSEFLKNPYPFYETMRAVHPIYKGSFLKYPGWYVTGYEETAAILKDARFKVRAPLPETSIKYQDLKHVQNQMMLFQNQPDHRRLRTMASGAFTPRMSACYRPYIDETVHYLLDQVQGKKKMEVISDFAFPLASYVIANMIGVPAEDREQLKEWASSLVQTIDFTRSRKALTEGNHIAVQAMAYFRELIQKRKRHPKQDMISMLLNGTEKNKLTEEEAASTCILLAIAGHETTVNLISNSILSLLRHPEQLLKLKENPDLIGTAIEECLRYESPTQMTARVASEDIDISGVTIRQGEQIYLLLGAANRDPNIFTQADVFDITRSPNPHLSFGHGHHVCIGSSLARLEAQIAIHTLMQRMTGLKLAVSECRYRPLFGFRALEELPVTFD; this comes from the coding sequence ATGACAATTGCATTTTCAGCTGCATCATCTGAGTTTTTGAAAAATCCATATCCTTTTTACGAAACAATGCGCGCTGTCCATCCTATATATAAAGGGAGTTTCTTGAAATATCCGGGCTGGTATGTCACAGGATATGAAGAAACGGCAGCTATTTTAAAAGATGCGAGATTCAAAGTTCGTGCTCCGCTGCCGGAAACGTCAATCAAATATCAAGATCTTAAACATGTACAAAATCAAATGATGCTGTTTCAGAATCAGCCTGATCATAGGCGATTGCGGACGATGGCCAGCGGAGCGTTTACCCCGAGAATGTCAGCGTGCTATCGTCCGTATATCGATGAAACTGTCCACTACTTGCTTGATCAAGTGCAAGGTAAAAAAAAGATGGAGGTCATTTCGGACTTTGCTTTTCCTTTGGCAAGCTACGTCATTGCTAACATGATAGGTGTACCGGCCGAAGATAGGGAGCAATTAAAAGAATGGGCTTCAAGTCTCGTTCAAACAATTGATTTTACCCGGTCAAGAAAGGCTTTAACAGAGGGCAATCATATCGCTGTACAGGCTATGGCATATTTTAGAGAGCTGATTCAAAAGCGGAAACGCCATCCTAAACAGGATATGATCAGCATGCTTTTGAATGGGACAGAAAAGAATAAGCTGACGGAAGAGGAAGCGGCATCTACGTGCATACTCCTGGCGATTGCCGGACATGAGACAACGGTCAATCTTATCAGCAATTCAATCCTTAGTCTGCTGCGGCATCCAGAACAGCTTTTGAAGCTAAAAGAAAACCCTGATCTGATCGGTACCGCAATTGAGGAATGTTTACGCTATGAGAGCCCCACGCAAATGACAGCCAGAGTTGCCTCAGAAGATATTGACATCAGCGGGGTGACGATCCGTCAAGGGGAACAAATCTATCTTCTATTAGGGGCTGCCAATCGAGATCCAAACATATTCACGCAGGCAGATGTCTTCGATATAACCAGAAGCCCTAATCCGCACCTCTCATTCGGACATGGCCATCATGTTTGCATAGGATCCTCGCTGGCACGATTAGAAGCACAAATTGCGATTCATACCCTGATGCAGCGAATGACCGGTCTTAAGCTCGCTGTTTCTGAATGCCGATACCGGCCGCTTTTTGGCTTTCGGGCGCTTGAAGAGCTGCCAGTGACTTTTGACTAA
- the bioB gene encoding biotin synthase BioB, translating to MNQWMELADRVLAGTEVTNEEALSILNCPDEDILLLMHGAFQIRKHFYGKKVKLNMIMNAKSGLCPENCGYCSQSSISKAPIQAYRMVNKDTLLEGAKRAHDLNIGTYCIVASGRGPSNREVDQVVDAVQEIKETYGLKVCACLGLLKPEQAKRLKEAGVDRYNHNLNTSQRNHSNITTSHTYDDRVNTVEVAKESGLSPCSGAIIGMKETKQDVIDIAKSLKVLDADSIPVNFLHAIDGTPLEGVNELNPLYCLKVLALFRFINPSKEIRISGGREVNLRSLQPLGLYAANSIFVGDYLTTAGQEETEDHKMLSDLGFEVESVEEMKASLSAKS from the coding sequence ATGAATCAATGGATGGAACTCGCAGACCGGGTGCTGGCTGGAACAGAAGTGACCAACGAAGAAGCGCTTTCGATATTAAACTGTCCAGATGAAGACATCTTGCTTTTGATGCATGGAGCTTTTCAAATCAGAAAACACTTTTACGGCAAAAAAGTAAAGCTCAATATGATTATGAATGCCAAATCGGGACTCTGTCCGGAAAACTGCGGCTATTGTTCACAGTCTTCGATTTCGAAAGCGCCGATTCAGGCTTACCGGATGGTGAATAAGGATACGCTTCTCGAAGGCGCAAAGCGGGCGCATGATCTGAATATCGGCACATATTGTATCGTGGCAAGCGGCAGGGGGCCGTCCAACAGAGAAGTGGATCAGGTCGTAGACGCGGTGCAGGAAATTAAAGAGACGTATGGACTGAAGGTTTGTGCGTGCCTCGGGCTGTTAAAGCCGGAGCAGGCGAAGCGGCTGAAAGAAGCCGGAGTAGACCGCTATAACCATAATTTGAATACATCACAGAGAAACCATTCCAACATCACGACTTCACATACATACGATGACAGGGTCAATACGGTTGAAGTGGCAAAAGAATCAGGGCTGTCTCCGTGTTCAGGCGCCATTATCGGAATGAAGGAGACGAAACAGGACGTCATCGACATTGCAAAAAGCTTGAAGGTCCTTGACGCGGATTCCATTCCGGTGAATTTTTTACATGCGATTGACGGCACGCCATTAGAAGGCGTTAACGAATTAAATCCGCTGTATTGTTTAAAAGTGCTGGCGCTGTTCCGTTTTATCAACCCGTCAAAAGAAATCCGCATTTCCGGAGGAAGAGAGGTCAATCTACGCTCATTGCAGCCATTGGGTCTTTACGCCGCTAACTCCATTTTTGTCGGAGATTACTTAACAACTGCCGGACAGGAGGAGACGGAGGACCATAAAATGCTGAGTGATTTAGGCTTTGAAGTCGAATCAGTCGAAGAAATGAAGGCCAGTTTAAGCGCGAAAAGCTGA
- the bioD gene encoding dethiobiotin synthase, protein MRGFFVTGTDTEVGKTVISSGLAALLREHNRDVGVFKPFLSGISRHHPDSDTSLLKSMSQTSLSQEDITPFAFKAPLAPYVAGKLEGKAVTMEEVLSHWERIREKHECFIVEGAGGISVPLGEDFLVSHVIKALQLPMIIVARPHLGTVNHTFLTVQYAKSMGLPIAGIVINGISASPADDEKTNPEMIERLCGVPILGVTPQLANVTKETVLHMVKDHINLSLLMNQMGV, encoded by the coding sequence TTGAGGGGTTTTTTTGTGACAGGAACAGATACAGAAGTGGGGAAAACGGTTATATCTAGCGGTCTTGCCGCTTTATTACGAGAACATAACAGAGATGTCGGGGTGTTTAAACCATTTTTAAGCGGCATATCTCGCCATCATCCGGATAGCGATACAAGTCTGCTGAAGTCCATGTCGCAGACGAGTCTTTCTCAGGAAGACATTACACCTTTTGCCTTCAAAGCGCCGCTTGCACCATACGTTGCAGGGAAGCTGGAGGGAAAGGCTGTCACCATGGAAGAGGTCTTAAGCCATTGGGAGCGGATAAGAGAAAAACATGAATGCTTCATCGTAGAAGGTGCGGGTGGTATTTCTGTGCCGTTGGGAGAGGATTTTTTAGTCAGCCATGTCATAAAAGCGCTGCAGCTTCCCATGATCATTGTGGCACGTCCTCATCTTGGGACGGTTAATCATACCTTTTTAACTGTCCAATATGCAAAAAGCATGGGTCTGCCAATCGCCGGAATTGTCATCAATGGAATCAGTGCTTCTCCTGCTGATGATGAAAAAACCAATCCTGAAATGATTGAGCGCTTATGCGGTGTGCCGATTTTAGGAGTTACGCCACAGCTTGCCAATGTGACGAAAGAAACCGTTCTACATATGGTAAAAGACCATATCAATCTATCATTACTGATGAATCAAATGGGGGTATGA
- the bioF gene encoding 8-amino-7-oxononanoate synthase translates to MKLDAWLNERLDRVKAAGVYRNLRAMNGAPFPERKMNGKNQTVWSSNNYLGLASHSRLISAAQEALQQYGAGSSGSRLTTGNSVWHEKLEKKIAGFKRTEAALLFSSGYLANAGVLSSLPEKEDVILSDQLNHASIIDGCRLSKADTVVYRHINMDDLENKLNETQRYQHRFIVTDGVFSMDGTIAPLDQIISLAKRYHAFVIVDDAHATGVLGDSGGGTSEYFGVCPDIVIGTLSKAVGAEGGFAAGSAVAIDFLLNHARTFIFQTAIPPASCAAAYEAFNIIEDSREKRQLLFSDINMIRTSLKDMGYLVKGDHTPIIPVVIGDARKTVTFAEKLQDKGIYAPAIRPPTVAPGESRIRLTITADHRMSDIDHLLTSFHSIGKEMHII, encoded by the coding sequence TTGAAGCTTGACGCCTGGTTAAACGAGCGGTTAGACAGAGTGAAGGCAGCCGGCGTATACCGTAATTTGCGGGCAATGAATGGGGCTCCGTTTCCAGAGAGGAAAATGAACGGCAAGAATCAAACGGTCTGGTCCTCAAACAATTATTTAGGACTCGCAAGCCATAGCCGCTTGATCTCTGCGGCCCAAGAAGCACTGCAGCAATATGGGGCGGGAAGCAGCGGATCACGTTTAACGACAGGCAATTCGGTTTGGCATGAAAAGCTTGAAAAAAAGATTGCCGGCTTTAAACGGACGGAAGCGGCTTTGCTGTTTTCGAGCGGTTATTTGGCCAATGCCGGTGTCCTTTCATCATTGCCGGAAAAGGAAGATGTCATTTTAAGTGATCAATTAAATCATGCGAGTATTATTGATGGCTGCCGGCTGTCTAAGGCTGATACAGTTGTTTATCGGCATATTAATATGGATGATCTTGAAAACAAGCTGAACGAAACACAACGTTATCAGCACCGTTTTATCGTAACAGACGGGGTCTTCAGCATGGATGGCACGATTGCCCCTCTTGATCAGATCATCTCGCTTGCGAAACGCTATCATGCCTTCGTGATCGTTGATGATGCCCACGCCACAGGTGTTTTGGGTGATTCGGGAGGGGGAACGAGTGAATACTTTGGCGTTTGTCCTGATATTGTGATCGGCACCTTAAGCAAAGCGGTTGGCGCAGAGGGAGGTTTCGCCGCAGGTTCAGCGGTCGCCATCGACTTCTTGCTCAACCATGCCAGAACATTTATCTTTCAAACCGCCATTCCGCCAGCCAGCTGTGCGGCTGCTTATGAAGCTTTCAACATCATTGAAGACAGCAGGGAAAAACGGCAGCTTTTATTTTCTGATATCAACATGATCAGAACTAGTCTGAAGGACATGGGGTATTTGGTAAAAGGGGATCACACGCCGATTATTCCTGTGGTCATCGGCGATGCCCGAAAAACGGTCACATTTGCTGAAAAGCTGCAGGACAAGGGAATTTATGCCCCGGCCATTCGGCCGCCGACCGTTGCGCCAGGTGAAAGCCGGATCAGATTAACAATCACCGCTGACCACAGAATGAGTGATATTGATCATTTGCTGACATCATTTCATTCAATTGGAAAGGAGATGCACATCATTTGA
- the bioA gene encoding adenosylmethionine--8-amino-7-oxononanoate transaminase, whose protein sequence is MTHDLIENSKKHLWLPFTQMKDYDENPLIIESGNGIKVKDINGKEYYDGFSSVWLNVHGHRKKELDDAIKKQLGKIAHSTLLGMTNVPATQLAETLINISPKNLTRVFYSDSGAEAMEIALKMAFQYWKNIGRPEKQTFIAMKNGYHGDTIGAVSVGSIELFHHVYGPLMFDSYKAPIPYVYRSESGDPDECRDECLRELEQLLEEHHGEIAALSIESMVQGASGMIVMPEGYLAGVRELCTTYDVLMIVDEVATGFGRTGKMFACEHEHVQPDLMAAGKGITGGYLPIAVTFATEDIYKAFYDDYENQKTFFHGHSYTGNQLGCAVALENLALFESENIVEQVAQKSEKLHFLLQDLYALPHVGDIRQLGFMCGAELVQSKESKKPYPADRRVGYKVSLKMRELGMLTRPLGDVIAFLPPLASTTEELAEMIDIMKQAIEEVTSLEA, encoded by the coding sequence ATGACTCATGATTTGATAGAAAACAGTAAAAAGCACCTCTGGCTGCCATTTACCCAAATGAAAGATTATGATGAAAACCCATTAATCATCGAAAGCGGCAATGGAATCAAAGTCAAAGACATAAACGGCAAGGAATACTATGACGGTTTTTCTTCTGTTTGGCTTAATGTCCATGGGCACCGCAAAAAGGAATTAGATGACGCCATAAAAAAACAGCTCGGAAAAATCGCGCACTCCACGTTATTGGGCATGACTAATGTTCCTGCAACCCAGCTTGCCGAAACATTAATCAACATCAGCCCGAAAAACCTTACGCGGGTCTTTTATTCAGACAGCGGTGCAGAAGCGATGGAAATCGCCTTGAAAATGGCGTTTCAATATTGGAAGAACATCGGAAGGCCTGAGAAACAAACATTTATTGCCATGAAAAATGGCTATCACGGTGATACGATTGGCGCCGTCAGTGTCGGTTCAATTGAGCTGTTCCACCACGTATACGGCCCGTTAATGTTTGATAGCTACAAAGCTCCGATTCCTTATGTGTACCGCTCTGAAAGCGGCGATCCTGACGAGTGCCGTGATGAATGCCTGCGAGAGCTTGAACAGCTGCTCGAGGAACATCACGGGGAAATTGCCGCGCTTTCCATTGAATCAATGGTTCAAGGAGCGTCCGGTATGATTGTGATGCCGGAAGGATATTTGGCGGGTGTGCGCGAGCTATGTACAACATACGATGTGTTAATGATCGTTGATGAAGTCGCTACAGGTTTTGGCCGTACCGGAAAAATGTTTGCGTGTGAGCACGAGCATGTCCAGCCTGATCTGATGGCTGCCGGAAAAGGCATTACGGGAGGCTATTTGCCAATCGCCGTTACGTTTGCCACTGAAGACATCTATAAGGCATTCTATGATGATTATGAAAACCAAAAAACTTTTTTCCATGGCCATTCCTATACGGGAAATCAGCTTGGCTGTGCGGTAGCGCTTGAAAATCTGGCATTATTTGAATCTGAAAACATTGTTGAACAAGTAGCGCAAAAAAGTGAAAAACTCCATTTCCTTCTTCAAGATCTGTACGCTCTTCCTCATGTGGGGGATATTCGGCAGCTGGGCTTTATGTGCGGCGCCGAGCTTGTTCAATCAAAGGAAAGCAAAAAGCCTTATCCTGCTGATCGGCGGGTCGGATACAAAGTTTCCTTAAAAATGCGAGAGCTTGGCATGCTGACAAGGCCGCTTGGGGACGTGATTGCATTTCTGCCTCCTCTCGCCAGCACAACTGAAGAGCTCGCTGAAATGATTGACATTATGAAACAAGCGATCGAAGAGGTTACAAGCCTTGAAGCTTGA
- the bioW gene encoding 6-carboxyhexanoate--CoA ligase, translating to MQEETFYSVRMRASMNGSHEDGGKHISGGERLIPFHEMKRTVNALLEKGLSHSRGKPDFMQIQFEEVHEPIKTIQPLPVHTHEVSSPEEGQVLARLLLEREGVSREMIEKAYEQIPEWSGVRGAVVFDIHSGKRVDQTRVSRIDWTDANFEKWAIRFHVPAHPRIKEALALASKVSRHPITIAELCWSDDPDYITGYVAGKKMGYQRITAMKEYGIEEGCRIFFIDGSEDVNTYIHELEKQPILIEWEEDHDS from the coding sequence ATGCAAGAAGAAACATTTTATAGTGTCAGAATGAGGGCTTCTATGAATGGATCTCATGAGGATGGCGGAAAGCATATATCCGGCGGAGAACGGCTTATTCCATTTCATGAGATGAAGCGCACAGTCAATGCCTTATTAGAAAAAGGATTATCCCATTCAAGAGGAAAACCGGATTTTATGCAAATACAATTCGAAGAGGTTCATGAACCGATTAAAACTATTCAGCCATTGCCAGTTCATACACACGAAGTGAGCTCCCCGGAAGAGGGACAAGTGCTTGCCCGATTGTTACTGGAAAGAGAAGGCGTTTCACGGGAAATGATTGAAAAAGCATATGAACAAATCCCTGAATGGTCGGGTGTCAGAGGAGCGGTTGTGTTTGATATTCACTCAGGGAAGCGGGTTGATCAAACGCGGGTGTCCAGAATAGATTGGACGGACGCCAATTTTGAAAAATGGGCGATTCGCTTTCACGTGCCGGCACATCCAAGAATAAAAGAAGCTCTTGCACTTGCTTCAAAGGTTAGCCGGCACCCGATAACCATTGCGGAATTATGCTGGTCAGATGACCCTGATTACATAACAGGCTACGTTGCGGGTAAAAAAATGGGCTATCAGCGTATTACAGCAATGAAAGAATACGGGATTGAAGAGGGCTGCCGCATCTTTTTTATTGATGGCTCTGAAGATGTCAACACGTACATACATGAACTGGAGAAACAGCCTATTTTGATAGAGTGGGAGGAAGACCATGACTCATGA